From Spirosoma aerolatum, one genomic window encodes:
- a CDS encoding Lrp/AsnC family transcriptional regulator: MSAQKLDQIDRHVLEILQANAKITNAQLSKEIGLSPAPTLERVKKLETSGIIQSYHAQLNRDKIGLGVTTFVMVTLVGHKKDTTMSFVERVNQIPEIIECHHITGSGDFLLKVIAKDISSYQALMLDVINEIDEVASTQTMVIMSTFKESKVLPIP; the protein is encoded by the coding sequence ATGTCGGCACAGAAATTAGATCAGATAGATCGTCACGTATTAGAAATACTACAAGCAAACGCTAAAATTACAAACGCACAACTCTCGAAGGAAATTGGCCTTTCGCCCGCTCCTACCCTTGAGCGCGTTAAAAAGCTGGAAACCTCAGGAATTATTCAGAGTTACCATGCCCAGTTGAATCGGGATAAGATCGGTCTTGGCGTTACCACATTCGTTATGGTTACGCTGGTTGGTCATAAAAAAGATACCACCATGTCGTTTGTTGAACGGGTCAATCAGATTCCCGAAATCATCGAATGCCATCACATCACCGGATCGGGCGACTTCCTGCTGAAAGTGATCGCCAAAGACATTTCATCGTATCAGGCTCTGATGCTCGATGTGATCAATGAAATTGACGAGGTAGCCAGCACGCAAACCATGGTTATCATGTCGACTTTCAAAGAAAGCAAGGTACTCCCTATCCCTTGA
- a CDS encoding prevent-host-death family protein translates to MTLNALIIQSGGKPAFAVLPYEEYETIRQSLASFDSLEDFVHYVHALNVKNETTIWHSLDTVKKELRL, encoded by the coding sequence ATGACTCTGAACGCTCTAATAATTCAATCAGGTGGCAAACCTGCTTTTGCAGTTCTTCCTTATGAGGAATATGAGACAATTCGGCAAAGCCTGGCTTCTTTTGATAGCCTTGAAGACTTTGTACATTATGTCCATGCTCTAAATGTAAAGAATGAAACAACTATCTGGCATTCGCTGGACACTGTTAAAAAAGAACTGCGCTTATGA
- a CDS encoding 4-hydroxy-3-methylbut-2-enyl diphosphate reductase, with the protein MKSFDIPEYYRSRIITPLKEFRRKRDKLKRDFTPTLLDFGPIRVLLARHFGFCYGVENAVEIAYKAIAENPGKRIFLLSEMIHNPDVNGDLQSRGVRFLMDTKGHQLIPFSELHPDDVVIIPAFGTTLETQQQLSSLGLDVVKYDTTCPFVEKVWNKAGQIGQKNYSVIVHGKPSHEETRATFSHSKEMAPTVVVKDMAQTQRLAQYITGEQPAERFYEEFAGQYSLGFDPTRDLQRIGVVNQTTMLASDTQSIADYLKQVMIQHYGLTDDSVDAHFANTRDTLCYATNDNQDATYALLTNPADFAVVAGGYNSSNTSHIVELCEAKLPTYFIESEQKILSDKLIYHFDHHTKQEITTENFIPVHRPVTVLLTCGASCPDAVVEGILLKLASFFPDSKSIDEVLETIMQ; encoded by the coding sequence ATGAAATCTTTCGACATCCCTGAATACTACCGCAGCCGAATCATTACTCCTCTCAAAGAATTTCGTCGGAAGCGAGATAAACTTAAACGTGACTTTACCCCTACTTTGCTCGATTTTGGCCCCATCCGGGTATTACTTGCCCGCCATTTCGGCTTTTGCTACGGGGTCGAAAACGCCGTTGAAATCGCCTATAAAGCCATTGCCGAAAATCCGGGCAAACGCATTTTTCTGCTGAGCGAGATGATCCATAATCCCGATGTAAATGGAGATTTACAAAGCCGTGGAGTGCGTTTTCTGATGGATACCAAAGGGCATCAGCTTATTCCTTTCTCGGAATTGCATCCAGACGATGTGGTCATTATCCCAGCTTTTGGCACTACTCTGGAAACCCAGCAGCAGTTGTCCTCACTTGGGCTGGACGTAGTTAAATACGACACCACCTGCCCTTTTGTCGAAAAGGTCTGGAACAAAGCCGGGCAAATTGGCCAGAAAAACTATTCGGTTATTGTTCATGGCAAACCCAGCCACGAAGAAACACGAGCCACCTTTTCGCACAGTAAAGAAATGGCCCCAACGGTTGTGGTAAAAGACATGGCTCAAACCCAGCGTCTGGCCCAGTATATTACCGGAGAACAACCTGCCGAACGCTTTTACGAAGAATTTGCCGGGCAGTATTCCCTAGGCTTCGACCCTACCCGCGATCTACAACGGATTGGCGTAGTCAACCAGACAACCATGCTGGCCTCCGATACGCAAAGTATAGCCGATTATCTGAAGCAGGTCATGATTCAGCATTACGGCTTGACGGACGACTCAGTGGACGCGCACTTCGCCAACACCCGCGACACACTCTGCTACGCCACCAATGATAATCAGGATGCTACGTATGCATTGCTGACTAATCCGGCTGATTTTGCCGTAGTAGCTGGTGGCTATAATTCGTCCAATACTTCCCACATTGTGGAGTTGTGCGAAGCCAAACTGCCAACCTACTTTATTGAATCGGAGCAAAAAATCTTATCCGACAAGCTGATTTACCATTTCGATCATCATACCAAGCAGGAGATAACCACCGAAAACTTTATCCCAGTGCATCGCCCCGTTACGGTTTTGCTAACCTGCGGAGCCTCGTGCCCGGACGCTGTTGTCGAAGGCATTTTACTGAAACTGGCTAGCTTTTTCCCAGACAGTAAATCGATTGATGAGGTACTGGAAACTATCATGCAGTAG
- the ftsY gene encoding signal recognition particle-docking protein FtsY has product MALFGLFSKEKKETLDKGLEKTKDSFFSKLGRAVVGKSTVDEEVLDELESVLISSDVGVETTVKIIRRIEERVARDKYLGTDELDRILREEIASLLSDNSTGEVSDDFELPANKKPYVIMVVGVNGVGKTTTIGKLAAQFHKRGKQVVLGAGDTFRAAAVDQLKLWGDRVGVPVISHGMNTDPSAVAYDAVKKATDMNADVVIIDTAGRLHTKVNLMNELTKIKRVMQKVTPDAPHEVLLVLDGSTGQNAFIQATEFTKATEVTALAITKLDGTAKGGVVIGISDQFKIPVKYIGVGEKIEDLQTFNKMEFVDSFFKK; this is encoded by the coding sequence ATGGCTCTATTCGGCTTATTCTCGAAAGAAAAGAAAGAAACCCTCGACAAAGGCTTAGAGAAAACGAAAGACAGCTTCTTCTCGAAACTAGGGCGGGCTGTTGTCGGGAAATCAACCGTTGACGAAGAAGTACTGGACGAATTGGAAAGTGTTTTGATCTCATCGGATGTAGGGGTTGAAACCACTGTGAAAATCATCCGCCGGATTGAAGAGCGGGTCGCTCGTGACAAATACCTGGGTACCGACGAACTCGACCGAATACTTCGCGAAGAAATTGCATCCCTGCTTTCTGACAATAGCACAGGCGAGGTTTCGGATGACTTTGAATTACCTGCCAACAAAAAACCGTATGTTATTATGGTGGTGGGCGTCAATGGTGTTGGTAAAACGACAACCATTGGCAAACTGGCCGCCCAATTTCATAAACGAGGCAAACAGGTTGTACTAGGCGCTGGCGACACGTTCCGGGCAGCTGCTGTCGACCAGCTCAAACTCTGGGGCGACCGGGTAGGTGTGCCAGTTATTTCGCATGGTATGAACACCGACCCATCGGCAGTAGCCTACGATGCCGTGAAAAAAGCAACGGATATGAACGCTGATGTCGTCATTATCGACACGGCTGGTCGGTTGCACACCAAAGTCAACCTGATGAACGAACTGACCAAAATTAAACGGGTTATGCAGAAAGTTACGCCCGATGCCCCGCATGAGGTACTGCTGGTTCTCGACGGTTCAACCGGTCAGAATGCATTTATCCAGGCTACCGAGTTTACAAAAGCCACTGAAGTTACGGCACTCGCTATTACAAAGCTGGATGGAACCGCGAAAGGTGGCGTAGTTATTGGCATCTCCGATCAATTCAAAATTCCGGTCAAATACATTGGCGTTGGCGAAAAGATAGAGGACCTGCAAACCTTCAACAAGATGGAGTTTGTCGATTCGTTTTTCAAGAAATGA
- a CDS encoding NADH-quinone oxidoreductase subunit D, giving the protein MITTTIQYEYAPGHFRASEPNVYRSDMLGEGEMVLNMGPQHPSTHGVLRLEVVTDGEIIRDVVPHLGYLHRCFEKHAQSLPFNQAIPFVDRLDYLAAMNCEHAFVMGVERMLGIQNDIPKRTEYIRVLVAELNRIAAHMVGIGTYALDIGAYTPFLWLMRDREHILRMLEWVSGARMLYNYIWVGGLFYDLPVGFEERCREFVTYLKPKLLELQQLVIENEIFIKRTANVGVLPLPVAINYGCTGPMLRGSGLRYDLRRVDGYSIYPELDFAIPTGEGKMGTVGDCWDRNYVRVQECYESIRIIEQCLDKLTSDLRRTRDYDPQAVVPKKIRPKAMDFYVRGESAKGELGFFFRTDGKSDIPVRCKARSCCYHNLSVISEISRGAMLADLVAIIGSIDVVMGEVDR; this is encoded by the coding sequence ATGATAACAACAACAATTCAATACGAGTATGCACCGGGCCATTTTCGGGCTTCTGAGCCAAATGTATATCGGTCAGATATGCTCGGCGAAGGTGAGATGGTGCTTAATATGGGACCGCAGCACCCATCAACGCATGGCGTTTTGCGGCTCGAAGTAGTAACCGATGGCGAAATCATCAGGGATGTTGTACCGCATCTGGGTTATCTGCACCGTTGTTTTGAGAAACATGCCCAATCGTTGCCCTTTAATCAGGCTATCCCGTTCGTTGACCGACTCGATTATCTGGCCGCTATGAACTGCGAACATGCTTTTGTAATGGGTGTTGAGCGGATGCTGGGTATTCAGAATGATATTCCGAAGCGTACAGAATACATACGGGTGCTGGTGGCGGAACTGAATCGGATTGCCGCTCATATGGTTGGTATTGGGACTTATGCGCTGGATATTGGGGCCTATACGCCTTTTCTCTGGCTCATGCGCGATCGGGAGCATATTCTGCGGATGCTGGAGTGGGTAAGCGGGGCGCGTATGCTCTACAACTACATTTGGGTAGGCGGCTTATTTTACGATTTGCCCGTCGGATTTGAGGAGCGTTGCCGGGAATTTGTGACCTACCTGAAACCGAAACTGCTAGAACTGCAACAACTGGTTATCGAAAATGAAATTTTTATAAAGCGGACAGCTAACGTAGGTGTTTTGCCCTTGCCAGTCGCTATTAATTACGGCTGTACAGGGCCTATGCTACGTGGCTCAGGCCTTCGCTATGATCTACGTCGGGTCGATGGTTATTCGATCTACCCCGAACTAGACTTTGCTATTCCAACTGGTGAAGGCAAAATGGGAACGGTGGGCGACTGCTGGGACCGCAACTACGTTCGCGTACAGGAGTGCTATGAATCCATCCGAATCATTGAGCAATGCCTTGATAAACTAACCTCCGATCTCCGGCGCACTCGTGATTATGACCCACAGGCAGTGGTTCCGAAGAAGATCCGCCCCAAAGCGATGGACTTTTACGTTCGAGGTGAGAGTGCCAAAGGGGAACTGGGATTTTTCTTCCGAACGGACGGTAAATCAGACATACCCGTTCGCTGTAAGGCCAGGTCGTGTTGTTACCACAACCTCTCTGTTATCAGCGAAATCAGTCGGGGAGCCATGCTGGCCGATTTAGTCGCTATTATTGGGTCGATTGATGTGGTGATGGGCGAAGTGGATAGATAA
- a CDS encoding serine hydrolase domain-containing protein codes for MKYIKLISIALILTILTAYLCNNQLFKILIYKKPTTQTFKDFPIRKTAASKQPIHFPQSPKNLKNLDTLKVDYKDQGSIPFSEYFDKGKLLAFIVIRDDSIVYQKYKGGFQESTISNTFSVGKTIISILLGKALEDGYIKTINQKITDFIPELKEKENFKNISIKNLLEMKSGFRFKRTGDGILSDLFSDEAKFYYSDDLKRDLANVIPDTVNGTKWHYSNVDVLLLTWVIERASKKYVSDYFGEEIWEKIGAQYPCSWGVDKIGGLENSPSSFQCTAIDLAKVGRLYLMKGKRDTVSIVPEKWINESLLVSPSNKNNTAKGWQKATHQNYWWIPQDSAKEGDYYADGLRGQRLYINPKTNTIIVQLAEAGYGGFPYRKISHYFSGF; via the coding sequence ATGAAATACATTAAACTTATTTCAATAGCACTGATATTAACAATACTAACTGCCTATCTTTGCAACAATCAACTATTCAAAATATTAATATATAAAAAACCTACTACACAAACTTTCAAAGACTTTCCCATTAGAAAAACAGCAGCAAGTAAGCAACCTATTCATTTTCCCCAAAGTCCGAAAAACCTAAAGAATCTTGATACACTAAAAGTTGATTATAAAGATCAAGGTTCTATACCTTTTTCAGAGTATTTTGACAAAGGAAAACTACTAGCCTTTATCGTGATTCGGGATGACTCAATAGTTTATCAAAAATATAAGGGAGGGTTTCAAGAATCTACTATTAGTAATACCTTTTCGGTAGGTAAAACAATAATATCAATTTTATTAGGGAAAGCACTGGAAGATGGGTATATAAAAACTATAAATCAAAAAATTACGGATTTCATACCAGAGCTAAAAGAAAAAGAAAATTTTAAAAACATATCCATTAAAAACTTATTAGAAATGAAATCTGGCTTTCGGTTCAAACGAACTGGAGACGGGATATTATCTGACTTATTCAGTGATGAAGCAAAATTTTATTATTCTGATGATTTGAAACGGGATTTAGCAAACGTTATACCAGATACTGTTAATGGCACGAAATGGCATTACAGCAATGTTGATGTGCTGCTTCTAACTTGGGTAATTGAAAGGGCTTCAAAAAAATATGTCTCCGACTATTTTGGAGAAGAAATCTGGGAAAAAATTGGCGCGCAATACCCATGTAGTTGGGGTGTTGACAAGATTGGAGGCTTAGAAAATTCACCTAGTAGTTTTCAATGTACAGCAATTGATTTGGCAAAAGTCGGAAGGCTCTATCTAATGAAAGGAAAAAGAGATACCGTTTCAATAGTGCCTGAGAAGTGGATAAATGAAAGCCTACTTGTTTCACCGTCAAATAAAAACAATACAGCTAAAGGTTGGCAAAAAGCTACTCATCAAAACTACTGGTGGATCCCACAAGATAGCGCTAAAGAAGGCGATTATTATGCCGATGGTCTAAGAGGGCAACGGCTTTATATAAACCCTAAAACAAATACGATTATTGTTCAGTTGGCAGAAGCTGGATATGGCGGATTCCCATACAGAAAAATAAGTCATTATTTTTCTGGTTTTTAA
- the hpt gene encoding hypoxanthine phosphoribosyltransferase: MTVNDKTFVPFITAESIQSRIQELASQINQDYADKKPLLVVILNGAFLFAADLMKNLTIPCEITFLRVSSYKGTSSTGQLKEILGLTEPIANRDLIVIEDIVDTGRTLNDICEQLRALQPSSLAIATLLFKPEALLKPMKLDYVGFEIENRFVLGYGLDYDGLGRNSADILVIE, from the coding sequence ATGACCGTTAACGATAAAACGTTTGTCCCGTTTATCACTGCCGAATCGATTCAGAGCCGGATTCAGGAATTAGCCAGCCAGATCAATCAGGATTATGCCGACAAAAAGCCCCTTCTGGTGGTCATTCTGAACGGTGCCTTTCTGTTCGCTGCTGATCTGATGAAAAACCTGACAATACCTTGCGAAATAACGTTTCTGCGAGTATCGTCTTACAAAGGCACGTCATCGACCGGGCAACTAAAAGAAATTCTGGGCCTTACCGAGCCTATTGCCAACAGAGACCTTATTGTCATTGAAGATATTGTCGATACTGGCCGGACCCTCAATGATATTTGTGAGCAACTCCGCGCTTTGCAACCTTCGTCACTCGCCATTGCTACACTCCTCTTTAAACCAGAAGCATTACTGAAGCCAATGAAGCTGGACTATGTAGGTTTCGAAATCGAGAATCGCTTTGTATTGGGCTACGGCCTCGATTACGACGGCCTGGGCCGAAATAGCGCAGATATTTTAGTAATAGAGTAA
- a CDS encoding DUF4295 domain-containing protein, whose amino-acid sequence MAKKVVATLKTKDNGKAFAKIIKAVKSPKTGAYTFKEEMVPIDDVQAALKS is encoded by the coding sequence ATGGCAAAAAAGGTAGTTGCAACCCTGAAGACGAAGGATAACGGTAAGGCATTTGCCAAAATCATCAAAGCCGTCAAATCGCCAAAAACCGGCGCTTACACCTTCAAAGAAGAAATGGTCCCTATCGATGATGTACAGGCTGCGCTGAAAAGCTAG
- a CDS encoding glycoside hydrolase family 10 protein has translation MRSLALLTLFLAILVWISCRQAKPVPVATRRPSVRVPQPTPRPPAQQPVPAKTTTPKPTTAVITTPVDTLGYDEVTFQTPAPPKREFRAVWIATVDNIDWPSKKGLPVADQQREIVEMFDMYQQLGLNAVIVQVRSAADAFYAKSSEPWSEWLTGQQGLAPNPFYDPMEFMIEQAHQRGLEFHAWFNLDRASFSKYSSIAPSNIMHRKPEWLLSYGGKKLFNLGIPAVRTYIAGIVANVVREYDVDGIHFDDYFYPYAEPGQVIRDDATYQANNNGQTKADWRRDNVNKLIVELRDSIRENKPWIKFGVSPFGIWKNQASDPEGSATNGGQAYYDQYADTRKWVREGLIDYIVPQVYFSSEFGRVPYKTLVDWWCRNAGKVHLYIGHGAYRVGRGSERDPGWWRPTEFPNQFRYNRQQKAVQGSVLFSAKNLKLNPLAIRDSLQTNFYRHLALVPPMPWLDSIPPLPPRDLKAAITPEGVELFWEQSPEASDGDGAEAYLVYRFEGRRPRLRLDDPRYIVAHCIGEGTTRFVDKTADPKKKYLYAITALDRLRNESREMVIKVQ, from the coding sequence ATGCGTTCGCTTGCTTTATTAACCCTATTCCTCGCGATTCTTGTCTGGATAAGTTGCCGTCAGGCAAAACCCGTTCCAGTGGCGACCAGAAGGCCATCTGTTCGGGTGCCCCAGCCAACGCCACGTCCACCTGCTCAGCAACCTGTACCTGCCAAAACTACGACGCCCAAGCCAACTACGGCCGTAATAACGACCCCAGTCGATACGCTCGGATATGATGAAGTAACGTTCCAAACACCTGCCCCACCCAAACGGGAGTTTCGAGCTGTATGGATCGCAACGGTCGATAATATTGACTGGCCCAGTAAAAAAGGACTGCCTGTGGCTGACCAGCAACGTGAGATCGTGGAAATGTTCGACATGTATCAGCAACTGGGACTAAATGCTGTAATTGTTCAGGTACGGTCGGCGGCTGATGCCTTTTATGCTAAAAGTTCAGAACCGTGGTCGGAGTGGTTAACGGGCCAGCAGGGCCTGGCGCCTAACCCGTTTTATGATCCCATGGAATTCATGATCGAACAGGCGCATCAGCGTGGACTTGAATTTCATGCGTGGTTTAATCTTGATCGGGCGTCATTCAGCAAATACTCCAGTATTGCCCCATCCAATATTATGCATCGGAAACCCGAATGGCTCCTGAGCTACGGCGGCAAGAAGCTGTTTAACCTGGGTATACCGGCCGTTCGAACCTACATTGCTGGCATTGTGGCCAATGTGGTGCGTGAATACGATGTTGATGGGATTCATTTTGACGATTACTTTTATCCGTATGCTGAACCTGGGCAGGTTATTCGCGATGATGCTACTTATCAGGCCAATAACAATGGTCAGACAAAAGCAGATTGGCGACGCGATAACGTCAACAAATTAATTGTTGAGCTACGGGATTCAATTCGGGAGAATAAGCCCTGGATAAAATTTGGCGTGAGTCCATTCGGTATCTGGAAAAATCAGGCTAGCGATCCTGAAGGTTCAGCTACGAACGGAGGGCAGGCCTATTATGATCAGTATGCCGACACCCGTAAATGGGTGCGCGAAGGGCTGATCGACTACATCGTGCCGCAGGTCTATTTCAGTTCAGAATTTGGGCGGGTTCCTTACAAAACATTGGTTGACTGGTGGTGCCGGAATGCGGGCAAAGTTCATCTCTATATTGGCCACGGAGCCTATCGGGTTGGGCGCGGTTCAGAACGCGATCCGGGCTGGTGGCGGCCAACCGAATTTCCGAATCAGTTTCGGTACAATCGGCAGCAGAAGGCCGTTCAGGGGAGTGTTCTCTTTAGTGCCAAGAACCTGAAGCTTAATCCGCTGGCCATTCGCGATTCACTACAAACTAACTTTTATCGGCATCTGGCTCTAGTACCGCCCATGCCTTGGCTCGATAGTATTCCGCCGTTGCCCCCCCGCGATCTGAAAGCAGCTATTACGCCAGAGGGCGTCGAACTTTTTTGGGAGCAATCGCCCGAAGCCAGTGATGGCGATGGAGCCGAAGCTTACTTAGTGTATCGCTTTGAAGGACGACGACCCCGCTTACGGCTGGATGATCCTCGATACATTGTCGCTCATTGTATTGGTGAAGGCACGACCCGGTTTGTCGATAAAACCGCCGATCCGAAGAAGAAATATTTGTATGCTATTACGGCGCTGGATCGACTGCGGAATGAAAGCCGGGAAATGGTCATAAAAGTGCAGTAG
- the rpmG gene encoding 50S ribosomal protein L33, which translates to MAKKGANRIQVILECTEQKDSGVPGMSRYITTKNRKNTPARIERKKYNPFLKKVTLHKEIK; encoded by the coding sequence ATGGCAAAGAAAGGCGCCAATAGAATCCAGGTTATTCTGGAATGCACCGAGCAGAAAGACAGCGGTGTACCCGGCATGTCCCGGTACATCACCACGAAAAACCGGAAAAATACGCCGGCTCGTATTGAGCGGAAGAAATACAATCCGTTCCTGAAAAAAGTAACGCTGCATAAAGAAATTAAATAA
- a CDS encoding tetratricopeptide repeat protein codes for MKKLLLTVWLTSVALLVQAQLYDPSAFDKKYDGLLKHPGVQIESAEAINQMYNYKFYEADKEFKWLRIRYPNHPMPTFLMGLAEWWKIVPNTDVTDYDDRCLMYMDSTITLAEKLYDESDNKLEPAFFLAASYAFKSRLYSERKKWAKATFAGKNALKYFEKCKGNADFSPELLFGDGMYNYYAQWIPENYPLLKPILIFFPKGNKASGIKELEKTANTAFYTRVEARYFLVQIYSMENQYDKAYELSKYMNEQYPDNPFFERYYARSAFVTGRLNEAERISKDMLEKISRSQSGYEAVGGRTAAYILAYINHLFYKNTSEAKKYYQQAIDFAKQTNATNAGYYWSSVLGLAKIATDEKDYDLAQTYFKEVLDKADRKSSQHKEAKKALDDAKKARREERRKRG; via the coding sequence ATGAAAAAACTCCTGTTGACGGTATGGCTGACGAGCGTGGCGCTTCTGGTTCAGGCTCAGCTTTACGATCCGTCGGCTTTTGATAAAAAATATGATGGCCTGTTGAAGCATCCTGGCGTGCAGATTGAGTCGGCAGAGGCTATCAATCAGATGTACAACTACAAGTTCTACGAGGCTGATAAAGAATTTAAGTGGTTGCGTATCCGCTATCCGAACCACCCCATGCCAACTTTCCTGATGGGGCTGGCCGAATGGTGGAAAATTGTGCCAAATACGGATGTAACAGACTACGACGATCGCTGCCTGATGTATATGGATTCGACCATTACGCTGGCTGAGAAGTTGTACGATGAGAGTGACAATAAGCTCGAACCCGCGTTTTTTCTGGCTGCATCCTACGCCTTTAAAAGTCGCCTTTATTCCGAGCGGAAGAAATGGGCAAAGGCGACTTTTGCGGGGAAGAATGCGCTGAAATACTTCGAAAAATGTAAGGGAAATGCCGATTTTAGCCCTGAACTCCTATTTGGCGATGGGATGTATAACTATTATGCCCAGTGGATTCCTGAAAACTATCCGTTATTAAAACCGATTCTGATCTTCTTCCCGAAGGGTAACAAGGCTAGTGGGATCAAAGAGTTGGAGAAAACGGCCAATACCGCTTTTTATACGCGCGTCGAGGCTCGCTATTTTCTGGTTCAGATTTACAGCATGGAGAACCAGTACGATAAGGCATACGAGTTGTCGAAGTACATGAACGAGCAGTATCCCGACAATCCTTTTTTCGAACGCTACTACGCGCGGTCGGCTTTTGTAACGGGCCGGTTGAACGAAGCGGAACGTATTTCAAAGGATATGCTGGAGAAAATCAGCCGATCGCAGTCGGGTTACGAGGCTGTGGGTGGACGAACGGCAGCCTATATTTTAGCCTATATCAACCACCTGTTTTATAAAAATACGTCGGAGGCTAAGAAGTACTACCAGCAGGCGATTGATTTTGCAAAGCAGACAAACGCAACCAATGCGGGCTATTATTGGTCGTCAGTACTGGGGCTGGCCAAAATTGCCACGGACGAGAAAGATTACGACCTGGCCCAGACTTATTTTAAAGAAGTATTAGACAAAGCCGACCGAAAGTCAAGTCAACACAAAGAAGCGAAAAAAGCGCTGGACGACGCCAAAAAGGCCAGACGAGAAGAGCGGAGAAAACGCGGGTGA